CTCGATCATGGTCTTCTCACCTGAAATTGATTATGTACTAGTAGGTATTAGTACAGGTCAAAATATGAATGCATCAGCACAGTAATTCGTTGAATAGCTGATATATATCTTTCATTCATTTCGAACaaaattaataattttaatTCTCGAGCAAAACAAGACAGTTGTCTCGATGAATTGCCTATTTCCATGAAATAGAGGCAAGTTATCCCAGTTCCACGTTCAGCAGAGGAAATGTTGTTTATCGTGTGAATAATAAAATGTAGTTGTAAAGACAAACAATCATATGATTCCAACTTACAAATGTTCGCAAACTTGGCCTTTAAATCCACCATGTGATTGCTACTGGTAATCTCAAAATAGTAATCAGAGAATGACTTCTGTTGAAACTCATGCGATGGGACAGCTGTGCCTATACCCATAATGGTTGCTCTCCCACCTTCATGAGGACAGCCTATTGGATGACTCGCATCGGGTGCCATCAAAGAACCCATCAACTACTATATTCATGGACTGGAAGGAAATGAGGCAATCATCTAGCTACTACGTTTTTGGGTGCCTTGATACAAAGCGCCTTCATGCTATTATATAGGCACATACCATAAGTACCAGTAAACAATTAACTCATACATCTCGTAGCCAATGAACTATGAATCAGCAGAAAATCATTATTTTGTTTGATCAACTAAAGCGCACGACCTGTGACGTTTGGCACCTAGCCCAAGCATTACACCGATATGTGATTTAGGTAATACTCCCACAGTACATTATGCATAACCAACACCTTAAATTTTGTACAATCAGACTTTTCGTGATTTGATCACTATTTGTATAAACTTATGTCACTATCATGAAAACACCTCAGAGATGCACATTTTCTTGGTACCTGCTCCCACTCTACTATAACACCTCTCCGTCCCATCCAATCAGTTGGCCTCTTATTTCTTTTTGGTGTATGTTTCTCAGCCTCGTTCATGGTGTCTACCTCCATGCGAAACACGGGTTCAGATAAGTGTGCAGGTGCAGTATCTATGAAATAAAGGCAGCAAGTTCTCCCAGTTCACAAGAGAAAATATCGTTTATAATTATGGTAATAAAATAATGTAGGTCTCAGGACAAACAACCATATGTACTCGCACTTACAAATGTGATTGCTTCTTGTAATCCCAAATTAGTAATCGTCAGTGCATGACTTAAATTAGTAAACAATTAactcatactccctccatcccacaaagagttcttttaaaaaatttcaGACAGTATAGTAGTGGTGAGAAATGTATATGTTGCCCCTAATAATTAATACTGGTTGTCATTAAAAATCATGCGGTGTGTTTAGTTTCTCGATCCTAAATAAATGCACGTATTGAAATTAGAGAAATAACACCAATTGATTATTTGATTGGCTCTACACACTTCTCTATACTTTTTTATTATTGGTGTGAGTGTTGTTTTACTTAGATGAGATTTATTAGGAGGTAAAGGACACTCTTCGTGGGATAAATTGTAGAATCTAAAaggacactctttgcgggatGTAGGGAGTACATCTCATAGACAATGAACTATATGAATCAGCAGTAACCATTGTTTGATCAACTAAAGCATGACCTATCATATAAGGCTAATTTAAATTCTGATCAATCAGATATTTCATGATTTGACTATTTGTATTTCTAATTCTGGAGAGTGGATATAAGAAACTATGTCACTAAAATGAAAACACCCTGAGAGATGCACATTTTCTAGATACCTACTCCCACTCTACTATGACACCTCTCCATGCCCTCCAAGCAGCTGGCCTCTAATTTCTCCTGGATGTAAGGTTTCTTAGCCTCATTCGTGGTGTCTCTGTCCACGCGAAACACGCGTGTGCAGATACATGTACAGATGCACTATCGCTTTCCTGACATAGAGTCCTGATCCGTCCATAGAACCATCTCTGTCCTCGTGGTCCACGGGAGGATAGCTAAGGCCTTATTAATTAACGGTAGCTTACTGATAGTAGCTAAGAAACACACTATATAATAACCTTCGTCAAGAATGCAGAACCCATCTAAGCAAAGCGCACAAAACAACAGATAGGATTGAACAACAATGGCAACTCAGGCCACGCCCATTGTAGTGCCCACCGATGCTGAACTGCTGCAGGCACAGGCCGACCTATGGCGCCACAGCCTCTACTACCTCAAATCCATGGCACTGAAGTGTGCCGTGGAGCTCGGCATACCTACAGCCATCTACCGCCTAGGCGGTAGTGCCTCGATTCCTGACCTGATCACCGCACTGTCACTGCCCGTAGCTAAGCAACAATTCCTCAGTCGCCTCATGAGGCTCCTTGCCTCATCCGGTGTCTTCAGCGTGGTTGACTCCACTGAGGCTACCTACTCCCTCACCCCATTGTCATACCTCCTGGTTGACGGCATTGAAGCCGATGACCATATCAACCATGCACCTTTCCTGCTCACTGTAACCGCGACACACTACATTGACCTAGCAATGGGGCTAGCTCACTGGTTCAAGCAGGATGCCAAGAAACCACCCTTTGATCATGTGCACGGAGCATCGCTGTTTGAGGAGAGCATGGAGCGCAAGCATCCTGAGTTCCACAAGATGGCAATGCAAGGTTTAATTGTCCATGACAATTTCGGAACGAACATTGCGCTGCGGGAGTTGAGTGACATATACCAGGGGATAAATTCATTGACTGACTGTTGCTACCATGGGGACGGAATGACGGCAAAGGCCATTGTCAAGGCCTTTCCACACATGAAGGTCACTGTGCTAGACCTTCCACAAGAGATTCGAAAAATACCAACTGATGGTGTTGTTAACTATGTTGGAGGTGACATGTTCAAGTCCATCCCACGTGCTCAAGTGGTGCTGCTTAAGGTATGAGTGCAATAACAGTTTCATTGCAAAAAAATCAGTTGACACATTAATTTAATTagacaaaaaaattgaaatagaCTGGTCAATGTACTAGCATCTTTCATTTATAGAAAAATCATCAATATTATTGGTATCTATACTGTATAAGATGAACTTAGCTAAACGCTACATTTTCGTGATCTCACCTAACGTTATTGAACTTTTCCATTGCAGATGGTGCTGCATCACTGGAGTGATGAGGACTGCGTGAAGATCCTCGCCAATTGCAAGAAGGCAATAGCTTCACGAGAAGAGGGAGGAAAAGTTTTGATTGGAGATATAGTTCTCGACCCTGCTTCAGAACCTGTAATGTTTGAGACCCATCTCTTGATGGACGTCTGCATGATGCTTATGAAAGGAGGCCGGCAACGCGACTTAAATGACTGGCGTGACATCTTCATCAAAGCAGGGTTCAGCGACTTCAAGCTTGTCAAGAAATTTGGAGCTCGAGGTGTCCTGGAGGCCTACCCGTAAGATTTCTCCTGGACATTCTTATATTGCGGTTGGGCACCATAAACCTATAGTGAATAAATAAAAAGAGTGCCATAATTTTCGAACTATCGTTTCATGGAACATGATCAAGCAGCTTGCTGAGGTTACAAAGCTGGTTTGCTTCATGATCTGTACTTTCATTTCGAAAAGTATATCTACAATCTACAACTTGCTCATATATTGTATGTGTATGGTATTGATATCCACCAACTGGAGTTGGATGTGTGTAATGCCCCTGTTTGCCCCTGTTTCTCAGAAAAGCAACCATTGTACACTACGGGAAATATAATATGCATAATGGTTGCTCTCCCACCTTCATGAGGACAGCCTATTGGATGACTCGCATCGGGTGCCATCAAAGAACCCATCAACTACTATATTCATGGACTGGAAGGAAATGAGGCAATCATCTAGCTACTACGTTTTTGGGTGCCTTGATACAAAGCGCCTTCATGCTATTATATAGGCACTTACCATAAGTACCAGTAAACAATTAACTCATACATCTCGTAGCCAATGAACTATGAATCAGCAGAAAATCATTATTTTGTTTGATCGACTAAAGCGCACGACCTGTGACGTTTGGCACCTAGCCCAAGCATTACACCGATATGTGATTTAGGTAATACTCCCACAGTACATTATGCATAACCAACACCTTAAATTTTGTACAATCAAACTTTTCGTGATTTGATCACTATTTGTATAAACTTATGTCACTATCATGAAAACACCTCAGAGATGCACATTTTCTTGGTACCTGCTCCCACTCTACTATAACACCTCTCCGTCCCATCCAAGCAGTTGGCCTCTTATTTCTTTTTGGTGTATGTTTCTCAGCCTCGTTCATGGTGTCTACCTCCATGCGAAACATACGGGTTCAAATAAGTGTGCAGGTGCAGTATCTATGAAATAAAGGCAGCAAGTTCTCCCAGTTCATCACAAGAGAAAATATCGTTTATAATTATGGTAATAAAATAATGTAGGTCTCAGGACAAACAACCATATGTACTCGCACTTACAAATGTGATTGCTTCTTGTAATCCCAAATTAGTAATCGTCAGTGCATGACTTAAATTAGTAAACAATTAactcatactccctccatcccacaaagacttattttaaaaaatttcagACAGTATAGTAGTGGTGAGAAATGTATATGTTGCCCCTAATAACTAATACTGGTTGTCATTAAAAATCATGCGGTGTGTTTAGTTTCTCGATCCTAAATAAATGCACGCATTGAAATCAGAGAAATAACACCAATTGATTATTTGATTGGCTCTACACACTTCTCCATACTTTTTTATTATTGGTGTGAGTGTTGTTTTAGTTAGATGAGATTTATTAGGAGGTAAAGGACACTCTTCGTGGGACAAATTGTAGAATCTAAAAGGACACTCTTTGCTTGATGTAGGGAGTATATCTCATAGACAATGAACTATATGAATCAGCAGTAACCATTGTTTGATCAACTAAAGCATGACCTATCATATAAGGCTAATTTAAATTCTGATCAATCAGACATTTCATGATTTGACTATTTGTATTTCTAATTCTGGAGAGTGGATATAAGAAACTATGTCACTATTATGAAAACGCCCTGAGAGATGCACATTTTCTAGATACCTACTCCCACTCTACTATGACACCTCTCCATGCCCTCCAAGCAGCTGGCCTCTAATTTCTCCTGGATGTAAGGTTTCTTAGCCTCATTCGTGGTGTCTCTGTCCACGCGAAACACGCGTGTGCAGATACATGTACAGATGCACTATCGCTTTCCTGACATAGAGTCCTGATCCGTCCATAGAACCATCTCTGTCCTCGTGGTCCACGGGAGGATAGCTAAGGCCTTATTAATTAACGGTAGCTTACTGATAGTAGCTAAGAAACACACTATATAATAACCTTCGTCAAGAATGCAGAACCCATCTAAGCAAAGCGCACAAAACAACAGATAGGATTGAACAACAATGGCAACTCAGGCCACGCCCATTGTAGTGCCCACCGATGCTGAACTGCTGCAGGCACAGGCCGACCTATGGCGCCACAGCCTCTACTACCTCAAATCCATGGCACTGAAGTGTGCCGTGGAGCTCGGCATACCTACAGCCATCTACCGCCTAGGCGGTAGTGCCTCGATTCCTGACCTGATCACCGCACTGTCACTGCCCGTAGCTAAGCAACAATTCCTCAGTCGCCTCATGAGGCTCCTTGCCTCATCCGGTGTCTTCAGCGTGGTTGACTCCACTGAGGCTACCTACTCCCTCACCCCATTGTCATACCTCCTGGTTGACGGCATTGAAGCCGATGACCATATCAACCATGCACCTTTCCTGCTCACTGTAACCGCGACACACTACATTGACCTAGCAATGGGGCTAGCTCACTGGTTCAAGCAGGATGCCAAGAAACCACCCTTTGATCATGTGCACGGAGCATCGCTGTTTGAGGAGAGCATGGAGCGCAAGCATCCTGAGTTCCACAAGATGGCAATGCAAGGTTTAATTGTCCATGACAATTTCGGAACGAACATTGCGCTGCGGGAGTTGAGTGACATATTCCAGGGGATAAATTCATTGACTGACTGTTGCTACCATGGGGACGGAATGACGGCAAAGGCCATTGCCAAGGCCTTTCCACACATGAAGGTCACTGTGCTAGACCTTCCACAAGAGATTCGAAAAATACCAACTGATGGTGTTGTTAACTATGTTGGAGGTGACATGTTCAAGTCCATCCCACGTGCTCAAGTGGTGATGCTTAAGGTATGAGTGCAATAACAGTTTCATTGCAAAAAAATCAGTTGACACATTAATTTAATTagacaaaaaaattgaaatagaCTGGTCAATGTACTAGCATCTTTCATTTATAGAAAAATCATCAATATTATTGGTATCTATACTGTATAAGATGAACTTAGCTAAACGCTACATTTTCGTGATCTCACCTAACGTTATTGAACTTTTCCATTGCAGATGGTGCTGCATCACTGGAGTGATGAGGACTGCGTGAAGATCCTCGCCAATTGCAAGAAGGCAATAGCTTCACGAGAAGAGGGAGGAAAAGTTTTGATTGGAGATATAGTTCTCGACCCTGCTTCAGAACCTGTAATGTTTGAGACCCAACTCTTGATGGACGTCTGCATGATGCTTATGAAAGGAGGCCGGCAACGCGACTTAAATGACTGGCGTGACATCTTCATCAAAGCAGGGTTCAGCGACTTCAAGCTTGTCAAGAAATTTGGAGCTCGAGGTGTCTTGGAGGCCTACCCGTAAGATTTCTCCTGGACATTCTTATATTGCGGTTGGGCACCATAAACCTATagtgaataaataaaaaaagtgccATAATTTTCGAATTATCGTTTCATGGAACATGATCAAGCAGCTTGCTGAGGTTACAAAGCTGGTTTGCTTCATGATCTGTATACTTTCATTTCGAAACGTATATCTACAATCTACAACTTGCTCATATGTTGTATGTGTATGGTATTGATATCCACCAACTGGAGTTGGATGTGTGTAATGCCCCTGTTTCTCAGAAAAGCAACCATTGTACTGCCACTAAATATATCAATAAATGCTCCAGAGAGACTCTGGACTATTTTTATGTACTGTGTTATTGTTCATGTTTGTTGAGGGTAGAAAGAGAGACCGAAAGAATAAATCTTGTGATTATCTTCATACTGATTGAATGAATGGTctggttacatatttataaaGGGAAAAGGGTATGCCCAAAGTGCATCATGTCTCTTGGGAGTTGGGGAAAGGGTATGCCCAAAGTGCATCATGGCTCTTGGGAGTTGGCCCTTCGTCCACACCCTTTCATGAAAAGTCCTCTACAATTATCTAATattaattgatcactaattaaAATGTTTCACAATACTCCCCTTGATCAATTAGCTCCTTGTAAGTTTCAAGTAATCCTTGTTCAATCATCTTCAATTATTATATGGGAAAAACTCCTCCAAAAACCttatgggaaaaatattgaGGAGAAACCAAATGTCCATATGCCattaaaactcctttaaaaccCAGTGGGAAAAATGTAAGGATAAAATGATAAAGCATATTTAGATTATTGTTTGACTGCAAACACACATGAGAGAAACCTTGAAAAGGAAAACTTATCAGTTTGGAGATCAATAATTGTTGAATTTATAAGCCCGGTAGTCCACCAATGGGTTACCCAAgtagttgatttgtaggtggagggtgattgtgaaaccaagaactcaaaggtgatcatgagaacacaagggacacgagggctttagacaggttcggacctccaaagagtaataccctacatcctatatgctggattgtattgctttgcgctggtgcgtggAAAAGTTGGGATACCCTCGgagggtgcccttggccgccttatataggctgacgaccaaggaTTACAAGTCCATTtcaatctaatctactcggtagttacatggaaagtaatctgagtcggactacaacacGCGTTCCACGATATCCGGGTAGATTTGAACTATCTTCTTgtgaaaggatcttgatgtcgcctggagggggtataaataggcGTAACCTGAAAACGTCACCATTTAAAACAAATTTATCAGCGACTTTCGGATTATTTCAGAAATACTTCCAGAGAATTCCGGAACGTACGGAATCTCCGATGAAATcgccgaaatctccgaagataGGAAACACATGTCTTAAATAGCGGAATAaaatctgtctacatgaaaacCAGAACTTCCAGATTCAAACCGGAGCCTCCAGTTTTGACTCGAACAGATAGAACCCCTTTAAACCTTATCAAATGCAAGAGAGGTAAAGATCAAACCAGATTAGAGAAAATGCTCAGATAGTGTATCTTTGCAAGATTACAAAGCTCCTATACTTCACAAATGCTAACACCCAAGTAGATCAACCAATGTTACAAGATCAACAATGAAGTGAATGTGCAAAGGAAGTATAAGCAAACCAGTGAAGAGACACAATGATTTGTTTCACTGAAGTTCAAATTCACCACTGGGcgaatcctacatctccgttggGTGCTTCCAAAGAAGCCAAGTTGCACTCAACCATTTTCCTACTTCACTAGTTAGCTTGTTCCCTTTCGGAGGCGAAGCTTGACCTACACAAATTGTTCCAtggctcaccacaccttgggagctctAGGGCGACACCTAACTGTCTAGGAGGAGTaccttcaagagtaacaaatgctttaCTAAAAACTTGACAAGGCAAAACAGTGCTCAAGTGTATGAGTGCTCTTCTAGTGCTCTCAAATAACTCCTCTCTACTACCCAACTAACAAGATTTTAGCAAATATCACACTacctcacaaagaggggttggggagagctatTTAGCTTTGGCTCAGGTTAGAACAGGCAAGTAGCACAGCAGCAACTGCAAAAACAGCAACCAGCCACTAAGGGGGTCGTAGGGTATAAATACTCCActccccaaaaactagccgttagacttGTCAGACCGAAACTAGAACTTCCGGTTTCCCAAAACCGGAGACTCCAGTTTTTCAAACCCACTAGTCATTAGAAGTTGAGTTCCGAAACTTTCTTTAGAAATTCTGAAACTTCCAGAATCTTCCAAAAAGTTCTCTGGAAACTTTTGGAACTTTCTAACCTTTAGTGTGTATGTGTGGATTATGTGTTTCTCTTTCCTCACATAGGATACTTGAGCACTGAGACTATATCAAATGACCTTGTGATGCATCCCTTTTGATAGTACAGCAcacctatactcaagatcaaATATAAATACCATGTTTATCTTCTTCAGCTTCATTATCATTAACCATGCCATACTTGATAAGCATATCTTCTTGAGAGCTGCATCAACCTTTGTGTCTTTGGtttgagcacttcaaccttgAGCTAGTGGCTTGGATCAATATTCAATCACATATGAATAAAAACCCAATTTTAGATCACAAGTCACTTCTTCATATGACTCAATGAACGTTTGATGCATCCCATTGCTATACTCggtaaggcttgacttgatacctcAAAATCCTCCAGGTACTAGCCCCTTCACCCTAGCAAAGGTCATGGCCCAAGTCACCACTTGACCAAACTTTGCCTAGTGCCTCGTTGCTAATcacttgcttgatttcttcatccaatCACTACCACATTTGAGTCTAGCTATGTTTTGACATCAGGAATGAAATCCACTTGAGATCATATCTTCTTTTCACTTCTATATCCTAATTATTTAtaacaagcttctcattttatttagagaccAACTAATATCCCAATACCATCATGtctctttattttcttcaatttgCTTATCATATATCACATATAGCTATCATGGGATTCACATAACATTTCTTACTATGACATTCATCTTTAACTTAAGCAATCTTACAATATAAGGCTAACAACCAAGCCTCAACTCTCTTTGTCACCATTGCTTTGCTTGAGTGAATAATGCCATATGCCATACTTGTTCTTTTCATTGTATGAGCCATTTAATACAATCCTTCCCACAAAGATTATACATCAATATAATTAACCTACTCATAAATttaacaagttcattagacTTTTAATCATATTGTCATTCAACACATCAAAACCcactaggggcctagatgctctttcaaTCTCctcctttttggtgattgatgacaaccttGATTAAAGCTACAAAAGATATAACATTAAAGATTTTCAGTACTGAGATTTAGATAGAGCTACACTACAACATGTGCATAGAATTCCTTTTTCCTCAATTTTTGCCTAAAATACCAATATGCACATTTTTCAAGACAAACATGGAGGTTCCCCAAAATCTCCGCATCTGTGGGGTGCAAAACAAGTGTGTGAACATATAACACGTGATGCATGCAACAAATAATCACAAATCAAATAAAATGAGAGAAAGTGGTACTATCTGCCAGGTCAAAACTGGAACTTCCGATCCTAGAAAAACGGAACTTTCATTTTCTACCTGACAGCACTGACCAAAGACATTCATCAATCAATAAAATCACACTAGCATGCAAATGAGTTTTAACAAAGCTTAAATAGGTTCAACACACACAATAGCACACATTACAAGTTCTCAAGTCCACAACAGCTAGGATAGAATATATTACAAGAGCCTGTTGCATCCAACAGCCTGAAACCGGAACATCTGGTTCTGGAAAACTGGAACCTCTGGTTTTGCCCGACACCTTCTGACTGAAACTCTAACCCGAAGCTTTAATCTGAACTTCTTCTCCCCCTTTGTCATCCATCACCACAAAGGATCCTTGGGGGCTTTTCTAAGCTTCTAGTCATCAGCGGGATCATCTTGAGGCTCCTGATCACCATCATTGCCACTTGGGCCActaaaaggaggaggaggaggatgtggtGGCACTCCATAGGACATCGATGCAAACTATTGTGCTGCATCTCCTAGGATGTTAGGATCAACAGTGTAGGGCTAAGGAGTGCCTATACCAAGAAAAGGGGCACCGAAGGATGAACCATGACCATTCTGCATAGATACATAAGCGGGATCAAGGTAACCAAATGTCCTTCCCCAATAGTCAGCAGATTGAGCATTCTCCCACTGCTGTTCAATAGTTTCCGGCTCACTTCTTGACCATCCAAGACAATGGGAGAGGGAGGATTGTGTGGCATGTTGAGCTCTTGCATTTTCTTGCATCAAATGGTGTCCTTCTTTCTCTTTTGCCTCTCCTTGTGCAACTTGATATTCATAGAATTGCACATGCCCGTGAAGAAGTTGAACATCTTGCGAAGAGGGGAAGGAGGCTTATACCTTTATTGAGAGCCACTAGCACCACATTGTGTAGGTGTGGTCCTTGCTGCCCTAGATGGTGCAGCGGCCATAGAAGGGGCATCGGAAGGGGCAGCAGCACTAGAAGGTCCCTTCGGCTCAAAAGATGGGCTAGGAACACCTCCGGGAGGGTTGAAAATCTGCTCAAGTGTTGTCCCAACAATATCATTCTTCAAATGATAAGGCTTGTGAGAATGATCATATTTAAACTGAAGCCTTGTCACATGCTCAATCACATGCATAAGATAGGGAGCATATCCACAACACTTTTGTGGAGAGCTAGCAATCTCCTTTATCACCTCCCAAATGTAATCCACCACACTAAAATCACTTGCACTAGGTGACATGGCCTCAAGCAAATGTCTACCATAAAAGGTTATCTTGCTAGCATCACCTTCTCTTGGTGCGAGTGTCTTTCTAAACAACCGGTTTAGATAGCCATAGAATGGGATCATGTTGTGTGTCTCCCCATAGTGAACCAGTTGAGATGTGAGATACATTCCGGATATTTCACtttttgggagtgttttgcCAATGTAAATCCTCACAAGGTCAAGATCATCCGTGAGAAAGCCAAGGAGTGTAGCAAAATCACTTATGGATATTCCATACCAATTTCCTTCCATCATCCATTACACCTACCTCACATGGTTCTTCTCAGTAAAGTAGCAAGTGGCATACAATTGAGCAATGATTTCACTATTCCAACTATGCTCAAATCTCATGATGTGATACACATTTTTATCCCTGTAAGCTTGGATCAATTCATCTACCACGGGGTCTCCCAAATTTGCCAAGTGAGACCAATCAATGAATTGAGAGTGAGTAATGGGAATACCTTTGGCAAGAATAGCACTCTCATAGAAATTTTGGTGAAAATACATGTAGAATCTATAATCCACATTTGCCTTTCCAATTTTCTAGGGATTATTTGCGATTTCTTTCCAGCAAATTTCAGTCATTCCTGCAGCATTGTAGTTCACTTTGCTCTATAAATGGCTGCTTGAGGCTCTGTCATCATTCCATCTCCAAGGACATCTATTTGAGAAGGTTGAAAACGAGATGTAGGCACATCAAAAtcatcaccttcttcttcattgttACCGCTGCTTGTACCTTAACTGTCCTCATGGTTGCTGGTCCTTATGGCTTTGCCTTTCCTCTTTAGACTCTTATGAGGGGGCTCCACATAGGTCTCATCCTCGGTCTCCTCATCATCACTGGATGTGTCACTATCATTATTCCTGAGATTTTCAATGCGAATGGTCCCTCTGTACAGTTCCCGTGTGATGGCGGTCCTCTGAGATTTTCTAGGCTGCACAGGTGGATCATTTGCTTTCTCTTTGTCCCTTCTCCGAAAAATAATATCCTTGATCCCCCTTGGAGGATCTGTGCCAAACAGGCGCAACAAACTCAGAAAAGATCCTCTAACAGATAAAAAAGACTATTCCTTCAGCTAAGAACATGATATGGATAGAAATGTGGGATGAACTGGGGTTTCCCTGCCAAAAATGGAACTTCCAGTTTCTAAAATCCGGAACTTCCGGTTTCTAAAATCCAGAACTTCCGGCTTTGGCTGGGAAACCCTAGGTCATGAATCCATCTATTCGACCATGGGAAACTGAATCCACTACTAGGAATTGCATTTAGGGTCTAAATGTAGATGATTTGACTAAGGGAAACTTAGAGATAAACCCTAGAAAAGTAGATTGGGGCTAAACTCAGTTTAGGGTACCTTGAGACATGGTTTTTGAGTTCTTGAGGAAGAAAATGGAGGGGAAAGTGGAATCTTCGGTCTTGAATTGCAAGAAACAACCACCAATCTTTGAATCCCACGGTTGAATCCTCAGATCCCCTTGAATCGCCCCGTTTTCACCTCTCTCTACTGGTCGGGCTGGGTGGAtagggaagaaagggagagagagagaaggcatAAGTCACGCGACCACACGAATATAACCGTTGGGGTCCTGGCGGAAACCGAAACTTCCGGTTTTGACTTAACTTGCTAAGAGAATCAAAGTTGTCTCAATTCAGGTAGATTTGATTGTTCTAGAGACTTAGATTGGGATCCATAAATCAATTTGTTCCTTATGAGATAGTTCTTGAACATAGAGGATGACATTTTCTTATGGATATAATATTTGGGATAGAATGTCCAAAATATAGCGCTTGAGATAAGATAGAGAGATGATCCTATGGACTTGAGAAAGTTTCACCATTTGTAGTTAGCCAACAAAAAAGCAAGGACAACCATAACAACAAATGGGTCAACATGGCCACAAAGACCAAGATCTaaaaattttgcaaaaaaaagcaCACTTCCTATCATGCTAGTcaatttttcttaaaaaaaatctaccgTATCTCACTC
This genomic window from Setaria viridis chromosome 8, Setaria_viridis_v4.0, whole genome shotgun sequence contains:
- the LOC117833316 gene encoding flavonoid O-methyltransferase-like protein Os11g0303600; this translates as MATQATPIVVPTDAELLQAQADLWRHSLYYLKSMALKCAVELGIPTAIYRLGGSASIPDLITALSLPVAKQQFLSRLMRLLASSGVFSVVDSTEATYSLTPLSYLLVDGIEADDHINHAPFLLTVTATHYIDLAMGLAHWFKQDAKKPPFDHVHGASLFEESMERKHPEFHKMAMQGLIVHDNFGTNIALRELSDIYQGINSLTDCCYHGDGMTAKAIVKAFPHMKVTVLDLPQEIRKIPTDGVVNYVGGDMFKSIPRAQVVLLKMVLHHWSDEDCVKILANCKKAIASREEGGKVLIGDIVLDPASEPVMFETHLLMDVCMMLMKGGRQRDLNDWRDIFIKAGFSDFKLVKKFGARGVLEAYP
- the LOC140223559 gene encoding flavonoid O-methyltransferase-like protein Os11g0303600 encodes the protein MATQATPIVVPTDAELLQAQADLWRHSLYYLKSMALKCAVELGIPTAIYRLGGSASIPDLITALSLPVAKQQFLSRLMRLLASSGVFSVVDSTEATYSLTPLSYLLVDGIEADDHINHAPFLLTVTATHYIDLAMGLAHWFKQDAKKPPFDHVHGASLFEESMERKHPEFHKMAMQGLIVHDNFGTNIALRELSDIFQGINSLTDCCYHGDGMTAKAIAKAFPHMKVTVLDLPQEIRKIPTDGVVNYVGGDMFKSIPRAQVVMLKMVLHHWSDEDCVKILANCKKAIASREEGGKVLIGDIVLDPASEPVMFETQLLMDVCMMLMKGGRQRDLNDWRDIFIKAGFSDFKLVKKFGARGVLEAYP